A window of Canis lupus baileyi chromosome 3, mCanLup2.hap1, whole genome shotgun sequence genomic DNA:
ATGGAGGTGTTGTAGAAAGTCTCGATGTCTCGAAGAGTCCTCTTGTCTTCTTCTGTCACCATGTTAATAGCCACACCCTTCCGGCCAAATCGTCCACCACGGCCGATTCTGGTGAGAATAGGACAGGTTCAGTCTGGCTCAGGATGGGGGCAGGACAGAGCCTGAgctcagggctgggggagggaacATTTTAGATCTGCACTTACCTGTGGATATAGTTTTCCCTGTTGGTAGGAAGGTCATAGTTGATGACTAGAGACACCTGCTGCACATCGATGCCTCTGGCCTGGGTCGGGAGAGGACAGGTCAGCAGGAGGAAGGGTGGGGGACCAGTGCGCGTAGCAGGGACCGCTGTGTGTGTAGGCAGCCAAagggaaggcaaaggaaacagcagCCCCTCTTCCCAGCACCCTGAGGCATGTCACATTTTATTCCAAGTTGCTACTTTCCTGAGGGGGGCACAAGCAAGCCCCCTGGAGAGGGAATCAGCTTGggtcctccctccttcccagggTTCTCCATTCCCTACTCACCAGCAAGTCAGTGGTAATCAGTACTCTGCTAGAGCCCGAGCGGAACTCCCTCATGATAACATCTCGCTCCTTCTGGTCCATGTCTCCGTGCTATAGTGGGGACCAGAGGGGAGGGCGCGTGTCACAGGCGCACAGGCTCGGAGGCCCAGGCACACGGGCACTACGGGGAACAAGGGAGAGAACGCACCATGGCAGACACGGTGAAGTCTCGGGCGTGCATCTTCTCGGTGAGCCAATCCACCTTCCTTCGGGTGTTGATGAAAATGACTGCCTGTGTGATGGTCAGAGTCTCGTACAAGTCACACAGCGTGTCCAGCTTCCACTcctgggagggggaaggagatCAGTGAGGGGCTCTACCCAGGGATGTACAGCCAGGCAAGCCCCCCCCCTGCACCGGGCCCCACCTCTCGCTCCACGTTGATGTAGAACTGGCGGATGCCCTCGAGGGTCAACTCTTCTTTCTTGACCAGAATCCGAATGGGGTCCCTCATGAACTTCTTGGTCACCTCAAGCACGTCAGAAGGCATCGTGGCAGACAGCAAAACCACCTAATGGGAAAGAGCAGCCTTGGGGTAGGGGATCCTCCAGGCTGGCCCCCCCTCCCCTAGCAAGCAAGTAAGTTGTCGCCTAATGCAGAAGCTAGGGCATGAAAAGGCTTGAGGCCCCCGGATTCTTTGTGGCTCCTGCAGCATGTGCTGCTGCTGTGACCCCCACCACACAGCCACCTACAAAGGAAACCTTGACCGCCCACTAGAGTCTGTGAACCCCTTTCTCACCTGGGTGTTGCTGTTGAGCTTTTGGAATATGTCATAGATCTGGTCCTTGAATCCACGGCTTAACATCTCATCAGCTTCGTCCAGTACAAACATCTTGATATATTTGGGAGCTACAAGAGGAGAAAACCCCAATGGACAGTAGTGAGGGAACCAGGAAACCAAACTTCAAGTTCCTGATCGAGAACACTAAGGAACAAGAGATCTGCTCTCAGGATACGAAGGCTGATCCTTTGCCAAGACTCCCACACGAGGCCAGCTGACAGGCCAGGGAAGTAGAACACTCCCCGGGGCTGAGGACGGGGAAGCCAGGCTCAGATGACACGCATGGGCTCATCACAGAGCAACTCTTTCCCAGGTGCATGCTAGCCCGTCAGAGGAGGACACTgcgaaggggggggggggaaggcacGAGTGGGAGGGTTAAAGAGGACAGCCAGACTCACATAGGTATCTCCGGTTCAGCATGTCAAACACACGACCCGGGGTGCCCACGATGATATGAGGAGCCTCCATCTGAAGCTTCTGCACCTCAGCACGTACATTGGTCCCCCCAATGCAGGCATGGCAGGAAGCACCCATGTAATCTCCTAATGCCATGACTACCTTCTGTATCtggactcagaaaaaaaaaaatgtacccaaTTATGAGCTATGATCAAGGCAGGTCCCGTTTAAGATGCttctagtaaaataaaaaataagtaagtaaataaataaataaaatgcttctagTGTTCTCTCCAACTCAGACGTGCACCATTAAACTCACTTTTCAGACAAGAAACAGGCAGATACTTCACTTAAGATCACACTGCCAGTAAGTGGCAGGCTCAGGATTTGAGCTTGGTCTGGCTCCTAAGAATACAAGGATTCACACTAACAGCCCTTTCTAAAAGCCATGACGACCCATTGATTTGATCTCACTCCAACTAGTTTTATGAATGGAAGGCCATCTACCCATGTCCTACTGAACTCCTGCCACAGAACCTGTGCTAGGTGACACGTtcgctttttttatttttttttattttttatttttttaagattttttttttttatttatttattcatgatagtcacagagagagagagagagagagagaagcagagcgagaagcaggctccatgcaccgggagtccgatgtgggattcgatcccgggtctccaggatcgcgccctgggccaaaggcaggcgccaaaccgctgcgccacccagggatccccgttcgctttttttaaaagagcatgtTCTGCACATACATTAAGGCCCTACTGAATTCTTCCAGAACTCTTCACTTACAGTACCTTACCTCAATTCACCGATAAGCATAGAATCATCCTAAACTCACCATAAAACTAATATCCTACTTATGAGACTAGCATTTCTGACCCTTTCTCCACCAAGACCCAAGAAAGgtctcattaaaattttatgtgcCCTAGGCATGAAACAGCTCTGGCCACCAATCCAGGCATCAAGCTAGGATGAACACAGGACTGCCCGTCTGCTTTGCCCCTGGCTGATATAagagcaccaccaccaccaaggtgTCTCTTTGCCCATTGCCAGGGGGTTTGTTCATAAAACAGCCACCAAACTTgcccagccagccaggctccACCTTGCAACCTTTTCATTTGACTCAGGAAATGGGTGGAGAAAATAATGCTTATTGTGTTTGGGTAGGAAAGACCTCGTAATTAATCCTAACAAGCTCTCAAACATCCGGAAGTCCTCAACTTATTTCTTTACAcagtccccacccccccaaccatTCAGTTCTTAAATAGATAGTGGTCCTGAGGAACACACATCTATGCTTTTTTTAATGACCACATTTCTAAAGCAGTCCTTCAGGGGAGGAACAAAAAAGCCTACATACTCACCTGCTGAGCCAACTCCCTAGTGGGTGCCAGGACCAAGGCCTGTGTAGCCTTTAGATCCAATTCAATTTGTTGCAGAATCGATATGGCAAAAGTGGCTGTTTTCCCAGTCCCAGATTGGGCTTGAGCGATCACATCATAACCTAAATAGATCGAGAAAAACAAGACATGAGAATACATAcatttcagagtcatgagatgtTCAAGGCTTTACTTTACCCACAAGAAGCCAATGGAGCCATGTGCCAAGCATGACGTGCTCCACAGACTTTACCCCATGACAACAGAGTGCCCACACAGAACATTAACTCATTCAGTACTGCACAAAGCTCAGAAACAGGTACCAGCAGAAATCAAACCAGCCATGCATGTGGCCAGGGCATGAACACAGACCAAAAGCCAAGCCTGGATAAACAAGGAGTTGCTCGGTCCCCGACTGATAGGAGACAGGCACCAACCAGATACCACTGTACCCAGTTTAGGGACAGCCCAGAACCTGTCCTGGGACAGGAGGCTTACCCTTGATACAAGGAAGAATGGCTCGCTGCTGGATGGCAGAAGGCTTCTCGAAACCATAAGCATAGATGCCACGGAGAAGGGACTCGGAGAGGTTCATGTCATCAAAGCTGTCAACAATCTCATTCCAGTTACTCTGTAGGACAGAGAAAAATCACAGTAGTCAAACGGGGGTCTGTGTTCTCGCAGAACAGAGGGCACCTTGGTACCAGCCCCAGAGCTGCAGATCCCTGCACCTCTCCTCCCTCTGGGGAAGCCAGCTGGCTCTACCCGGCCTGGGCAATCAGTGAGGGCCAGTCCACTTGTGAAACCAGAGGCTAaacagggcaggagaggagacCAGACTCCTCCGGCAACCTGGTTCGTACAACCCAGGACGTAGATACTTTATACCAATCATCGAAAAGGAATGAGAATTGGGGAGAGGAAACAGGAACAGGTTCCTGTTAGGGGACAGGAACCACCCCTCCCGAGGTCAGGGGAGGCTGCTACAGACCGTCTTTTCCAGAGAGGGGGAACAATGGCTCAAAGCTCCCGGCTCACCTCGATGACGCCTTCGGGCTCCATCCCATCGGGGCCATTGTCTCTGGATCTGTTGGTGGAAAGCAGATGCACACCAACTGAGACGAGTTAGAAATCCGCGCGGCCGGGCTCTCCCCAGCAAGCGGTCCCGCCCGTGCCATCAGCCTCCACTCCCCGAGGACAcagcccttcctcctccaccGACTCGGGCCCCGGCCCCCGCAGGCCACAGGGAACGCCGCCGCGCCCCCCGGGACCCTGAGGGGGTCCGCGCCCCCGCCCACGTGTCCCGGGCCGGCCGGAGCGCGTGCgcctccccccgcggccccggcgcgCCGGAAGTCCCGCCCCTTGCCTCCCGGCTGCGAGGGGAGGACATCCCCTTCCCCCCACGTCACTCCGCCcgcgccctcccccacccctccagcccgTCTCCCCCCCTTGCGGTGCCCGGATGTGGGAGGCCGCGGGCGGTGGCGGCCTCGCGCACAATGAGCCCCAGCAGAGCTAGAGAAGGGGGAGATTGCACAACACTCAGCAGCgaagggggctgggggaggggagcccctCAGGCCGCCATGTGCTCGCTCCCTCGACCACCCGGCGGCGTCTCCCCCCGCCACGGAACAATCCACAGCCCGCCCGCCCCGTCGCGAAATGGCGTCGCCCTCCCATACCTCAGGCCGCTCACCCCTGAAGGAAAGTGGACCTGCCCATCCGCAGTTTGCCAATTGCCCGGCTTGTGCGGCAAAATGGACCCGCCCGCCCGGCGCCGGGTGGGCTCCCGGTGCCTCACGCGGCCGCTCCTCGGGGTCAGGCTCGGTCCTGGCCGTCAAGAAAACCAGCACACTGAACGGCCGGCTTCTCCCGCCCCGACCCGGCTCTCCGCGCGACCGAGCGCCCGGCTCAGAGGACCCGGGCGCCCCCCGCTCCGGCGAGTGGTCCCGTCAGAATCCCCCAGAACCCCGAGCGCGCGCGAGCCCTCCCTCGCCAAAGAGGCGTCCGGAcccgccggccgccgccgccgccgccgtcgtcCCCCGCGCCGGGTCGCGACCCCCGCCTGGCGCTCGGGCCGGGGCCTCGCGCGCCGCGTCGGGGACAGCGGCCTCAGGGCAGGCCTCGCACGCCGGGCCCCGAGGGCCGGACCTCCCtcgctaccccccccccccgggaccgGGCCTCCCGGCGTAAGGCCGCCCCGCACAACCCCGGGAGGGAGAGGCCCGGGGTTGGGCCTCggcttcccccgccccccgcgggacCCTCGAAAAGGAGCGGCTGGGTGAGTAGCCTCGATCTCTTGCAATAAGGATTTCTTACCGGGAATCCTGACTCGCAGACATGATCCTTAGAAACTAGGGCGGAGTGCCCGCCTATCGACAACTTATAGAGCGCCCGACCCCGCCCCAGCCATCGCATTGGCTCGGCCGCCTCGGCCCCGCCGCCGGCGCTCAGCGACTCGGCGTGACGTTAGTTCGCCGGCACCCCGGCACGCCGCCACCATTGGACAAGCTGAACGCCTATCAAGATGAGGACCCGCCCCTGCAGCCCCATTGGCTATGCGGCCCGCCTTTCTCGCCGGTGCGGAAGTGACATACGGGAGTCAGGCCTCGAGGCCCGGCAGCCATCTTGGGGCCCAGCGCCCCTACACGTGCGGAGGCGAGAGCGCCCGGGTCATGTGCTCCAGCGGGCCCTATCGCGCGCGAGGGGCGAGGTCTCAGCCTCCAGGGACTTCCGGGCTCCCGGGACCGCCGCTTCCCTTGGCCTCCGCTCCAGGTGCGCACGGGACCCGCACCTTAGTCGTTCGTGTTGTGCAGCAAAGGTAGACGGACTCCGCCCCGAGCCGTCGCGAGCGTGCGGCGCGGGTGGAAGCCGAAGGCGTGCGcacct
This region includes:
- the EIF4A1 gene encoding eukaryotic initiation factor 4A-I isoform X2; its protein translation is MSASQDSRSRDNGPDGMEPEGVIESNWNEIVDSFDDMNLSESLLRGIYAYGFEKPSAIQQRAILPCIKGYDVIAQAQSGTGKTATFAISILQQIELDLKATQALVLAPTRELAQQIQKVVMALGDYMGASCHACIGGTNVRAEVQKLQMEAPHIIVGTPGRVFDMLNRRYLSPKYIKMFVLDEADEMLSRGFKDQIYDIFQKLNSNTQVVLLSATMPSDVLEVTKKFMRDPIRILVKKEELTLEGIRQFYINVEREEWKLDTLCDLYETLTITQAVIFINTRRKVDWLTEKMHARDFTVSAMHGDMDQKERDVIMREFRSGSSRVLITTDLLARGIDVQQVSLVINYDLPTNRENYIHRIGRGGRFGRKGVAINMVTEEDKRTLRDIETFYNTSIEEMPLNVADLI
- the EIF4A1 gene encoding eukaryotic initiation factor 4A-I isoform X1: MGRSTFLQGSRDNGPDGMEPEGVIESNWNEIVDSFDDMNLSESLLRGIYAYGFEKPSAIQQRAILPCIKGYDVIAQAQSGTGKTATFAISILQQIELDLKATQALVLAPTRELAQQIQKVVMALGDYMGASCHACIGGTNVRAEVQKLQMEAPHIIVGTPGRVFDMLNRRYLSPKYIKMFVLDEADEMLSRGFKDQIYDIFQKLNSNTQVVLLSATMPSDVLEVTKKFMRDPIRILVKKEELTLEGIRQFYINVEREEWKLDTLCDLYETLTITQAVIFINTRRKVDWLTEKMHARDFTVSAMHGDMDQKERDVIMREFRSGSSRVLITTDLLARGIDVQQVSLVINYDLPTNRENYIHRIGRGGRFGRKGVAINMVTEEDKRTLRDIETFYNTSIEEMPLNVADLI